One Drosophila willistoni isolate 14030-0811.24 chromosome 2R unlocalized genomic scaffold, UCI_dwil_1.1 Seg167, whole genome shotgun sequence DNA segment encodes these proteins:
- the LOC6644003 gene encoding mediator of RNA polymerase II transcription subunit 29, translated as MNSNMNMMSMGGPPMMQVMQSSPQPMMPGSGSGPVPVQHQQQQQQQQAEKLDNISKVKSLLAPLRESMFLTIRSSAFTLQQNNLADNLKRDTTAHGHHNPRFDKHLEDFYACCDQIELHLKTAMQCMQQQNSSNHYLPGMVTPMRMESFITDNAGPIPYPTYLNTVRVHVQSAKDIHDTLISAAQNISQAD; from the coding sequence atgaattccAACATGAATATGATGTCCATGGGTGGGCCACCCATGATGCAAGTGATGCAATCATCTCCACAACCCATGATGCCGGGATCGGGATCTGGTCCCGTCCCCGtccagcatcagcagcagcaacaacaacaacaggctGAGAAACTCGACAACATATCAAAGGTTAAAAGCCTGTTGGCCCCCTTGCGGGAGTCGATGTTCCTGACAATTCGTTCAAGTGCCTTTACTCTGCAACAAAATAATCTTGCCGATAATTTGAAACGGGATACTACAGCTCACGGTCATCATAACCCGCGGTTCGATAAGCACTTGGAGGATTTCTATGCCTGCTGCGATCAGATTGAGTTGCACCTGAAAACGGCGATGCAATgcatgcaacaacaaaactccTCCAACCACTATCTGCCGGGAATGGTCACACCCATGCGCATGGAGAGCTTTATTACAGACAACGCTGGACCTATTCCATATCCCACGTACTTAAACACTGTGCGAGTGCATGTTCAGTCAGCAAAGGATATACATGATACTCTAATTAGTGCAGCTCAAAATATTTCGCAAGCTGATTGA